A region of the Sphingomonas sp. S2-65 genome:
ATCCCTGTACCGACGTTGAAGGGAAGAGCAGATCGCGGGAAAGGGCAAACAGCCCGTCGCGCGGATGCTGGGGGGCGCAGGCTGGGGAAGCAGCGGCGCCAGGCTATCTCCATTCGGCGCGGCAGGGAGCGAAAGGGTATAATAATGCTGTTCAAGGGACTGCTGGCCACGAGTTGTTGTGTGGCTGCATTGGTTGCGTTGCCTGCCTATGCGCAGGATACCACCGATAGCCAGGGCGCATCCGCGCCGATCGGCGATCCGGTAGCGTCCGCCAAGCTGGCCGCCGATTCGGACCGTGCCGACGTTCGCGAAGCGGGCGAGAGCAACGACGTGATCGTCACGGGTACGCGCATCCAGCGCCCGAACAACCGGTCGGCCGCGCCGATCGTGACCACCACCTCGGCCGAGATCGCCGCGCAGGGCGCGACGACGATCGAGGAAGTGCTCAACCGCCTGCCGCAGGTGCAGGTCAATTCCGAGCAGAATTTCAGCGACTCCGAAGGGCGCCAGCGCATCAAGCTGCGCAGCCTGGGCTATGAGCGCACGCTGACGCTGATCGATGGGCTGCGCGTCGGCCTGCCCAACACCGTCGACGTGGGCATCATCCCCACCGCGCTGGTCGACCGCATCGACGTGCTGACCGGCGGCGCATCGTCGGTCTATGGTTCCGACGCCGTGTCCGGCGTCGTCAACTTCGTGCTGAAGAAGAACTTCGAAGGCGTCCGCATCGACGGCAACTACAGCTTCTTCAACCACGAGAACCGTGCCGGCGACGTCACCGACGCGGTTCGCCGGGCCGGCTTCAACTCGTCGACCGGCATGACCAATGACGGCGGCCGTGCCGATGTCAGCCTGGCGGCGGGCGTCAACCTGTTCGACGACAAGGTCAACATCAGCGGCTTCGTCAACTACCGCAAGTCGGACCTGGTGCGCCTGCGCGACCGTTCCTACTCCCAGTGCGAAGTGGTGCAGCCGACGAGCACCGCAGTGCTGTCGTGCTCGCGCGCCAGCTACACGCCGGCCGGCACGATCATCCCGCAGGGCGGCCCGACGCTGGTCAACAACCCCAATGGCGACGGCACCTTCATTCCGATCAACAGCGGGCCGGCCGCCGCATCGGCCAACCCGTATGACGATTGGGCGTTCCAGCGGCCGTTCGACCGCATCAACGCCGGTGGCTTCATCACCGCGCAGGTCGCCGATGATGTCGAGTTCTACCTCACCGGGCTCTATTATCGCGACAAGTCGTACAACACGCAGCTCAACCGCAACTACTCGTACACCGCCTATGGCTCGGATCCGTTCCGGGTAAACTGCGACAACCCGTTCCTCTCGCCATCGCAGGCACAGACGCTGTGCGGCGCGAACGCTGGCCGGGCAGGCCAGTACGCGAACCTGGATGTGCGCTACCGCTTCGACGGTCTGCCGCTGGTGGAGCAGAAGTTCACCAACGAGGGCTACCGCATCGTCGCCGGCCTGCGTGGCAAGGGCTTCGGCGACGCCTGGACCTATGATGTTGCCGGCATGGTCTCGCGGGCGCAGCTCGACACGATCGACGTGCCGTTCGCGCGCTTCGAGAACGTCAATCGCTCGCTCGACGTGGTCAACGTCAACGGCACCCCGACCTGCCGTTCGGTGATCAACGGCACCGATCCGAACTGCGTGCCGTTCAATGCCTTCCGCCCCTTCAACCAGGACGCGGCGCTCAACAACTATCTGTTCGGCGGCAACGGTGGCGAGACCGGCGGCATCAGCACGCGTATTCCGCGCCTGCTGCAGTTCGTCGGCACGATCAGCGGCGATCTGGGCAAGTACGGCATCACGTCGCCATTCGCCGAGCAGGGCCTCGCGATCGCGCTGGGCGCCGAATACCGCGACGAGATGGAGCGGACGATCGTCAACGAAATCTACCAGCAGAACACTGGTGGGGAAAATCGCCGCGTCACGCAGAACATCCTGGAATCGAACATCGAAATCCAGGCACCGCTGGTCGAGAACCAGTCCTGGACCAAGCTGCTCCAGCTGAACGCCGGCTATCGCGTGTCGAAGTACAACCAGCTCGAAGGCAAGTTCGACACCTGGAAGGTGGAAGGCATCTGGTCGCCGGTTCCGGACATCACGTTCCGCGGATCGTACAACAAGTCGCAGGCGGCACCGGGTGTCGGCGCGGCGGCCGATGCGGGCAACGTGTTCTTCAACCAAGGCTTCTATGCCGATCCCTGCGCCCCGCGGATCAACCCGGCCAACCCGGGCGGCCCGCGTATCGCGCCTTCCGCGTCGCTCGCGCAGTGCCGCAACACCGGACTGCCGGACGCCCTATATGGCAGCGCGACGCTGATCTGCCCGGACGACCGCTGCACGGTGCGCGAAGGCGGTTTCGGCCTGGCGCCGGAAAGCGCGTTCACCACAACTTTCGGCGTGGTGCTGCGTCCGCGCTTCATCCCCGGCCTGACCGTCTCGGTGGACCGCTGGCTGATCGATCTGGAGGACCAGCTGACGTTCCTCAACCCGAACGACTGGATCAACGAGTGCCTTGCCACCGGCAACGACTATTTCTGCCGCGGCATCGTCCGTGCGCCGAATGGCACGCTGTCGAGCTCGCCGGCTTCCAATCCGTCGAGCGGCTGGGTCTCGCGTGGTTCGGTCAACGGCTACAAGTCGCAGTCGCATGGCTGGGATTTCCAGGGCCAGTATAATGTCGGCCTGGGCGACGTCGGCCGGCTCGACATGAGCTTCAACGGCACGCTGATGACGCTCGTCGGCAACCAGGGCGCACCGACCGTCGAAGCGCGCGACTGCACCGGTTACTGGGGCAGCGGCTGTGGCGAGAGCATGCCCACCTGGCAACACCAGTTCCGCACCACCTGGACCTCCGCCGACCGGATCGCCAGCGTGTCGCTGAACTGGCGTCACCGCAGCGCCATGCCGCTGACCTTCTACGCACCGGCCGACACCGGCATTCCGGCGCAGGACCCGAGCGCAGAGCGTCCGGACTATCCGGGCATCAAGGCGTATGACTGGTTCGACATCGCGCTGTCGTTCGACGTGAACAAGCAGATGACGTTCCGGCTTGCCATGAACAACATCTTCGACCGCGATCCGCCGCTGGTGCCGGACAGCCGCGCGCAGATCGGGTTGCTGCGCGGCAACACGATCATGGGCTACGACCTGCTCGGCCGTCAGCTCGTCGCGGGTGTTTCGATCCGGCTGTAACCGCAAGCACGCGTCTCGGGGCAGCTGTCCCGGGACGCGGCCCTGCCGCCCGCCGCTGCGAAGCGGGGCGGCGCCCGGGCAAGACTTCAGACGACCGTTCGCGTGCGGGAGCGATGCTCTTGCATGGGGGCGGTCGTTTTCTTTTGGCGGGATACGACGCGCTCGCGGATGTGGCCGTTATGACACAAATGTTATAATAAAGGTCGCGCGCAGCCTGGCTCGGCATTCTTCATGTTGCTGAATGTGTGCTTTCGCCGCAGCATGATGTCCTGCTGCGATGCAGCACCACAACCCGAGGGACATGATGAAACGATCCTCCGTCACAGCACGCGCCAGCGTTCTCGCC
Encoded here:
- a CDS encoding TonB-dependent receptor plug domain-containing protein, whose translation is MAALVALPAYAQDTTDSQGASAPIGDPVASAKLAADSDRADVREAGESNDVIVTGTRIQRPNNRSAAPIVTTTSAEIAAQGATTIEEVLNRLPQVQVNSEQNFSDSEGRQRIKLRSLGYERTLTLIDGLRVGLPNTVDVGIIPTALVDRIDVLTGGASSVYGSDAVSGVVNFVLKKNFEGVRIDGNYSFFNHENRAGDVTDAVRRAGFNSSTGMTNDGGRADVSLAAGVNLFDDKVNISGFVNYRKSDLVRLRDRSYSQCEVVQPTSTAVLSCSRASYTPAGTIIPQGGPTLVNNPNGDGTFIPINSGPAAASANPYDDWAFQRPFDRINAGGFITAQVADDVEFYLTGLYYRDKSYNTQLNRNYSYTAYGSDPFRVNCDNPFLSPSQAQTLCGANAGRAGQYANLDVRYRFDGLPLVEQKFTNEGYRIVAGLRGKGFGDAWTYDVAGMVSRAQLDTIDVPFARFENVNRSLDVVNVNGTPTCRSVINGTDPNCVPFNAFRPFNQDAALNNYLFGGNGGETGGISTRIPRLLQFVGTISGDLGKYGITSPFAEQGLAIALGAEYRDEMERTIVNEIYQQNTGGENRRVTQNILESNIEIQAPLVENQSWTKLLQLNAGYRVSKYNQLEGKFDTWKVEGIWSPVPDITFRGSYNKSQAAPGVGAAADAGNVFFNQGFYADPCAPRINPANPGGPRIAPSASLAQCRNTGLPDALYGSATLICPDDRCTVREGGFGLAPESAFTTTFGVVLRPRFIPGLTVSVDRWLIDLEDQLTFLNPNDWINECLATGNDYFCRGIVRAPNGTLSSSPASNPSSGWVSRGSVNGYKSQSHGWDFQGQYNVGLGDVGRLDMSFNGTLMTLVGNQGAPTVEARDCTGYWGSGCGESMPTWQHQFRTTWTSADRIASVSLNWRHRSAMPLTFYAPADTGIPAQDPSAERPDYPGIKAYDWFDIALSFDVNKQMTFRLAMNNIFDRDPPLVPDSRAQIGLLRGNTIMGYDLLGRQLVAGVSIRL